The Streptomyces seoulensis genome contains a region encoding:
- a CDS encoding L-threonylcarbamoyladenylate synthase, with translation MAKYFDVHPDNPQPRAVAQIADAVRSGSLIAYPTDSCYALGCRLGSKEGMERIRSIRRLDDRHHFTLMCQNFAQLGQFVRVDNDVFRAVKAATPGNYTFILPATREVPRMLLHPKKRTVGVRIPDHVATQALLAELGEPLVSSTLLLPDEEEPLTQGWEIKDRLDHVVDAVVDSGECGTEPTTVVDFSSGEAEIVRVGAGDPARFE, from the coding sequence ATGGCCAAGTACTTCGACGTGCACCCCGACAACCCGCAGCCCCGCGCCGTGGCGCAGATCGCGGACGCCGTCCGGTCGGGATCGCTGATCGCCTACCCCACCGATTCCTGTTACGCCCTGGGCTGCCGGCTGGGCAGCAAGGAGGGCATGGAGCGCATCCGGTCCATCCGCCGGCTGGACGACCGGCACCACTTCACGCTGATGTGCCAGAACTTCGCGCAGCTCGGGCAGTTCGTACGCGTCGACAACGACGTGTTCCGGGCGGTGAAGGCGGCGACGCCCGGCAACTACACCTTCATCCTCCCGGCCACCCGTGAGGTCCCGCGCATGCTGCTGCACCCGAAGAAGCGGACGGTGGGCGTGCGCATCCCCGACCATGTGGCGACCCAGGCACTGCTCGCCGAGCTGGGCGAGCCGCTGGTGTCCAGCACGCTGCTGCTCCCCGACGAGGAGGAGCCGCTGACCCAGGGCTGGGAGATCAAGGACCGGCTGGACCACGTGGTGGACGCGGTCGTGGACTCCGGGGAGTGCGGCACCGAGCCGACGACGGTGGTGGACTTCTCCAGCGGCGAGGCGGAGATCGTGCGGGTGGGCGCCGGAGACCCCGCGCGGTTCGAGTAG
- a CDS encoding glycoside hydrolase family 64 protein — translation MTRRIARSALSATATAALVGSVLTLGAAGQAVAAVPDTIPLQITNNSGRSEPVYIYDLGTQLSSGRQGWADAGGTFHAWPAGGNPPTPAPDAAIAGPGPGQSTTIRIPKFSGRIYFSYGRKLDFRLTTGGLVQPAVQNPSDPNRDILFSWSEYTLNDAGLWLNSTQVDMFSAPYAVGVKRGNGQVATTGHLKSGGYSAVLNSLRAKSGWSGLVQTRSDGTVLRALSPLYGVETGALPANVMDDYVNRVWSKYSSQTLTVTPFTDQPNTKYFGRVSGNVMNFTNSSGAVVTSFQKPDASSIFGCHKLLDAPNDQVRGPISRTLCAGYNRSTLLSNPNQPDSSDAGFYQDGVTNQYAKAIHAQMADGKAYAFAFDDVGAHESLVNDGNPQQAYLTLDPLN, via the coding sequence TTGACTCGAAGAATCGCTCGTTCCGCACTGTCGGCCACGGCCACGGCCGCCCTGGTCGGCTCGGTCCTCACCCTCGGCGCCGCCGGCCAGGCGGTCGCCGCGGTGCCGGACACGATCCCGCTCCAGATCACCAACAACTCGGGCCGCTCCGAGCCGGTGTACATCTACGACCTCGGCACCCAGTTGTCCTCCGGACGCCAGGGCTGGGCCGACGCGGGCGGCACCTTCCACGCCTGGCCCGCGGGCGGCAACCCGCCGACCCCGGCGCCGGACGCGGCTATCGCCGGGCCCGGTCCGGGCCAGTCGACGACGATCCGGATACCGAAGTTCTCCGGCCGGATCTACTTCTCCTACGGCCGCAAGCTGGACTTCCGCCTGACCACCGGCGGTCTGGTGCAGCCGGCCGTGCAGAACCCGTCGGACCCGAACCGGGACATCCTGTTCAGTTGGTCCGAGTACACGCTCAACGACGCCGGGCTCTGGCTCAACAGCACCCAGGTCGACATGTTCTCGGCGCCCTACGCGGTCGGCGTGAAGCGGGGCAACGGCCAGGTCGCCACCACCGGGCACCTCAAGTCCGGCGGCTACTCGGCCGTCCTCAACTCGCTGCGCGCCAAGTCGGGCTGGTCCGGCCTCGTCCAGACCCGCTCGGACGGCACCGTGCTGCGCGCCCTGTCCCCGCTGTACGGCGTGGAGACGGGGGCGCTGCCCGCGAACGTGATGGACGACTACGTCAACCGGGTCTGGTCGAAGTACTCCTCGCAGACCCTGACCGTGACGCCGTTCACCGACCAGCCGAACACCAAGTACTTCGGCCGGGTGTCGGGCAACGTCATGAACTTCACCAACTCCTCCGGCGCGGTCGTCACCAGCTTCCAGAAGCCGGACGCCTCCAGCATCTTCGGCTGCCACAAGCTGCTGGACGCGCCCAACGACCAGGTACGCGGCCCCATCTCCCGTACCCTGTGCGCCGGTTACAACCGCTCGACGCTGCTGAGCAACCCCAACCAGCCGGACAGCTCGGACGCCGGTTTCTACCAGGACGGGGTCACCAACCAGTACGCGAAGGCCATCCACGCGCAGATGGCCGACGGCAAGGCGTACGCCTTCGCCTTCGACGACGTCGGTGCCCACGAGTCGCTGGTCAACGACGGCAACCCGCAGCAGGCGTATCTCACGCTGGACCCGCTGAACTGA
- a CDS encoding dienelactone hydrolase family protein, giving the protein MTDVQGTTVTIPTGDGDADAYLTHPADGKPHPGVLFYQDAYGLRPWLNGMADRLAAEGYTVLVPNVFYRRGPAPVVELPEFIDPPSDPTIWERLGPLVHSITPEQAERDADAYLGWMARSPLVADGPVAVTGYCMGARLALRTAATHPGRVAAAAGFHGGNLATEEPDSPHLGAGHITAELYFGHADQDPSLPEEQRRRLEDALTAAGVRHTSEVYEGAPHGYTQKDTSSYDAAAEERHWEALKSLLRRTF; this is encoded by the coding sequence ATGACCGACGTACAGGGAACGACCGTCACCATCCCCACGGGGGACGGTGACGCCGACGCGTACCTCACCCACCCCGCCGACGGGAAGCCGCATCCCGGTGTCCTCTTCTACCAGGACGCCTACGGGCTGCGGCCCTGGCTGAACGGGATGGCCGACCGGCTCGCCGCCGAGGGCTACACGGTGCTGGTGCCCAACGTGTTCTACCGGCGGGGCCCGGCCCCCGTGGTGGAGCTGCCCGAGTTCATCGACCCGCCGTCCGATCCGACGATCTGGGAGCGGCTCGGCCCGCTGGTGCACTCGATCACGCCGGAGCAGGCGGAGCGGGACGCGGACGCGTACCTGGGCTGGATGGCGCGGTCCCCGCTGGTCGCGGACGGTCCCGTCGCGGTGACCGGGTACTGCATGGGTGCCCGGCTCGCGCTGCGCACGGCGGCCACGCATCCCGGCCGGGTGGCGGCGGCCGCCGGGTTCCACGGCGGCAACTTGGCCACCGAGGAGCCGGACAGCCCGCACCTGGGCGCCGGCCACATCACGGCCGAGCTGTACTTCGGCCACGCCGACCAGGACCCCTCGCTGCCCGAGGAGCAGAGGCGCAGGCTGGAGGACGCGCTCACGGCCGCGGGGGTGCGCCACACCAGCGAGGTCTACGAGGGCGCGCCGCACGGCTACACCCAGAAGGACACCTCCTCCTACGACGCGGCGGCCGAGGAACGCCATTGGGAGGCGCTCAAGTCCCTTCTGAGGCGCACTTTCTGA
- a CDS encoding M4 family metallopeptidase — protein MRRLPHRPVSRKAATAGAALLSTAALLAVAVQATPAAARPAAPHATLRTGGLEAKLSPAQRETLLKNAKQRTADTARSLGLGAKEKLVVRDVVKDNDGTVHTRYERTYAGLPVLGGDLVVHTPPASLAKGTVSTTFATKRVIKVASTAPALTKAAAESKALKTAKALDAGKPATDSARKVIWAGDGTPVLAWETVVGGFQDDGTPSKLHVVTDATTGKELHRYQAVQTGTGKTQYNGTVTLNTTLSGSTYQLYDTTRGGHKTYNLNKGTSGTGTLFTDADDVWGTGAGSDPQTAAADAAYGAQETWDFYKNTFGRSGIRNDGVAAYSRVHYSNAYVNAFWDDSCFCMTYGDGSGNTHALTSLDVAGHEMSHGVTSNTAGLNYSGESGGLNEATSDIFGTGVEFYSNTATDPGDYLIGEKIDINGDGSPLRYMDKPSKDGASKDSWYSGIGNLDVHYSSGPANHMFYLLSEGSGTKVVNGVTYNSPTADGVAVTGIGRAAALQIWYKALTTYMTSTTNYAGARTAALNAAAALYGTNSAQYAGVGNAFAGIAVGGHINPPADGVTVTNPGSQSATVGKAVSLQIQASSTNSGALSYSATGLPAGLSINASTGLISGTPTTAGSSSTTVTVTDSTGKTGTAAFSWTVSTTGGGCSATQLLANPGFESGNTGWTASSGVITSDSGQAAHGGSYKAWLDGYGSAHTDTLSQSVTIPAGCKATLTFYLHVDSAETTTSTQYDKLTLAAGSTTLATYSNLNKATGYAQKSFDLSSLAGSTVTLKFTGVEDSSLQTSFVVDDTALTTG, from the coding sequence GTGAGACGCCTTCCCCACAGACCCGTTTCCCGTAAGGCGGCCACGGCCGGAGCCGCCCTGCTCTCCACGGCGGCGCTCCTCGCCGTGGCCGTCCAGGCGACCCCCGCGGCAGCCCGGCCCGCGGCCCCCCACGCCACGCTGCGCACCGGCGGCCTGGAGGCCAAGCTCAGCCCCGCCCAGCGCGAGACGCTGCTGAAGAACGCCAAGCAGCGCACCGCCGACACCGCCCGCTCCCTCGGCCTCGGCGCCAAGGAGAAGCTGGTCGTCCGGGACGTGGTCAAGGACAACGACGGGACCGTGCACACCCGGTACGAGCGCACCTACGCCGGCCTGCCGGTCCTCGGCGGCGACCTCGTGGTGCACACCCCGCCCGCCTCCCTGGCCAAGGGCACGGTCAGCACCACCTTCGCCACCAAGCGCGTCATCAAGGTCGCCTCCACCGCCCCGGCCCTGACCAAGGCGGCCGCCGAGTCCAAGGCGCTGAAGACGGCCAAGGCGCTCGACGCGGGCAAGCCCGCCACCGACAGCGCCCGCAAGGTGATCTGGGCGGGCGACGGCACCCCGGTCCTCGCCTGGGAGACCGTGGTCGGCGGCTTCCAGGACGACGGCACCCCCAGCAAGCTGCACGTCGTCACCGACGCCACCACCGGCAAGGAGCTCCACCGCTACCAGGCGGTGCAGACCGGCACCGGCAAGACCCAGTACAACGGCACGGTCACGCTGAACACCACGCTGTCCGGTTCGACGTACCAGCTCTACGACACCACGCGCGGCGGCCACAAGACGTACAACCTGAACAAGGGGACCTCCGGCACCGGAACCCTGTTCACCGACGCCGACGACGTGTGGGGCACCGGCGCGGGCTCCGACCCGCAGACCGCGGCCGCCGACGCCGCCTACGGCGCCCAGGAGACCTGGGACTTCTACAAGAACACCTTCGGCCGCAGCGGTATACGCAACGACGGTGTAGCCGCCTACAGCCGCGTCCACTACAGCAACGCCTACGTGAACGCGTTCTGGGACGACTCCTGCTTCTGCATGACCTACGGCGACGGCTCCGGCAACACCCACGCCCTCACCTCGCTGGACGTCGCCGGCCACGAGATGAGCCACGGCGTCACCTCCAACACCGCCGGACTCAACTACTCCGGTGAGTCGGGCGGCCTCAACGAGGCGACCTCCGACATCTTCGGCACCGGCGTGGAGTTCTACTCCAACACCGCCACCGACCCCGGTGACTACCTCATCGGCGAGAAGATTGACATCAACGGCGACGGCAGCCCGCTGCGCTACATGGACAAGCCGAGCAAGGACGGCGCCTCCAAGGACAGTTGGTACTCCGGTATCGGCAACCTCGACGTGCACTACTCCTCGGGCCCGGCGAACCACATGTTCTACCTGCTCTCCGAGGGCAGCGGCACCAAGGTCGTCAACGGCGTCACCTACAACAGCCCGACCGCCGACGGCGTCGCCGTCACCGGCATCGGCCGGGCCGCGGCCCTGCAGATCTGGTACAAGGCGCTGACGACGTACATGACGTCGACGACCAACTACGCCGGTGCCCGCACCGCCGCCCTCAACGCCGCCGCCGCGCTCTACGGCACCAACTCGGCGCAGTACGCGGGCGTCGGCAACGCCTTCGCCGGGATCGCGGTCGGCGGCCACATCAACCCGCCGGCCGACGGCGTGACCGTCACCAACCCCGGCAGCCAGTCCGCCACCGTGGGCAAGGCGGTCAGCCTCCAGATCCAGGCATCCAGCACCAACAGCGGCGCGCTGAGCTACAGCGCCACCGGGCTCCCGGCCGGGCTCTCGATCAACGCCTCCACCGGCCTGATCTCCGGCACGCCCACCACCGCGGGCTCCTCCAGCACCACGGTCACCGTCACCGACTCCACGGGGAAGACCGGCACAGCCGCCTTCTCCTGGACGGTCAGCACCACCGGCGGCGGCTGCTCGGCGACCCAGTTGCTGGCCAACCCCGGCTTCGAGTCGGGCAACACCGGCTGGACCGCGAGCAGCGGCGTCATCACCAGCGACAGCGGGCAGGCCGCGCACGGCGGATCGTACAAGGCGTGGCTCGACGGCTACGGCTCCGCGCACACCGACACGCTGTCCCAGTCGGTGACGATCCCCGCGGGCTGCAAGGCGACCCTGACCTTCTACCTGCACGTCGACTCGGCCGAGACCACCACCAGCACCCAGTACGACAAGCTGACGCTGGCGGCCGGCTCGACCACCCTGGCGACCTACTCGAACCTCAACAAGGCCACCGGGTACGCCCAGAAGTCCTTCGACCTGTCCTCGCTGGCGGGCTCGACGGTCACCCTGAAGTTCACCGGGGTCGAGGACTCCTCGCTCCAGACCAGCTTCGTCGTGGACGACACCGCCCTGACGACCGGCTGA